From a single Vanacampus margaritifer isolate UIUO_Vmar chromosome 15, RoL_Vmar_1.0, whole genome shotgun sequence genomic region:
- the caprin2 gene encoding caprin-2: MVQLPPSPKRGVTLASEQSDEKKERMEGSVIVASPKGDLPASPGSLPTFDFPTSYSGYETYIEDGLICLKHKIRNLEKKKLKLEHYKKCLDSGESLNKDQMAATDHYEQVVHNLKFAKELHKTLDSLTQNLLTSQKKAVKREHLVRMEVERRRLGMVLQVQHLLTSIQQAHVKKDLLHGHNQAPYLPARHLNSLSQLAALLGQGHHDKQSLEQQMEHAAVIYIDLLEGEEKPVVGSTFKLLKEELTKLLNCKYFSCLSSKTTPAKSKLTCAEVSKADEPIDWWDLDFSDEGTTPQAAVTKPWKGAATFIPKAPVTSKCKLATSRQEKQRKSKREQRAKIGADKGLPEMQFSSPTLPKDPVMRKKHLEDLMTNIHGSFTFMQDSLLDCVSSPENRNSRFKREPSELSSSPLAVRNSGDALPKEMHSTPLPTRLLDCKARLINGDQCLKSFGLEISSHEPLHLAEQKKFSSPLFSTPESAISALVAEPGKISPCDRMALSISIPAPKHTFSTPPTRQTVTSVQFHDMPSAFNGSAKVEPKYSNSSTQTPPEFAPSEYDSQTLGGACIFQTHLKNYGPLFGAPRDSGSQHVCGCGEQHHPSAWRESSGVSSPDRAEEFTMADSGHGDSLPVSVVEVPHSPQGHHHTSVLPMQLYPVSQPLRVAFTASRTVNFAPGNLDQPIVFDQLHCNFGEMFDTHIGCFTCPVNGLYVFMFHILKLAINVPLYINLMCNEEVMVSAYANDGAPDHETASNHAILPLFQGDQVWLRLHRGAIYGSTWKYSTFSGFLLYQD, encoded by the exons ATGGTGCAGCTTCCGCCTTCCCCTAAAAGGGGTGTCACACTTGCCAGTGAACAATCAGATGAGaagaaggaaagaatggaaggtTCTGTGATTGTTGCCAGTCCAAAAGGAGACTTACCTGCAAGCCCGGGCAGCCTGCCGACCTTTGACTTCCCCACTTCCTATTCTGGGTATGAAACCTACATAGAAGATGGACTGATCTGCCTCAAACACAAGATCCGCAACTTGGAGAAAAAGAAG CTGAAACTGGAACACTATAAGAAATGCCTTGACTCGGGTGAGAGTCTAAACAAAGACCAAATG gCTGCTACTGATCATTATGAGCAAGTGGTGCATAACTTGAAGTTTGCCAAGGAGCTCCATAAAACCCTAGACAGCTTGACTCAAAAC CTGCTGACGTCACAGAAGAAAGCAGTAAAGAGAGAGCATTTGGTCAGGATGGAAGTGGAGAGGAGGCGGCTAGGCATGGTGCTACAAGTCCAACACCTTCTAACCAGCATACAACAGGCACACGTCAAGAAAGACCTACTACACGGACACAACCAGGCACCTTACCTACCAGCGCGCCATCTGAACAGCTTGAGCCAGCTGGCCGCATTACTCGGACAAGGGCACCATGACAAACAGAG TTTAGAGCAGCAGATGGAGCATGCGGCTGTGATCTACATTGACCTTCTGGAGGGAGAAGAAAAACCAGTGGTTGGATCGACCT TCAAATTGCTGAAAGAAGAGCTTACCAAATTACTGAACTGCAAGTACTTCTCTTGTCTGTCTTCCAAAACAACTCCAG CCAAATCCAAGTTGACGTGCGCTGAAGTTTCTAAAGCG GATGAGCCAATTGACTGGTGGGATTTGGATTTCTCAGATGAAGGCACCACACCTCAGGCTGCAGTCACCAAACCATGGAAAGGAGCAGCCACTTTCATCCCCAAAGCGCCCGTTACCAGCAAGTGCAAATTAGCTACTAGTAGGCAG GAAAAGCAGAGGAAAAGTAAAAGAGAGCAAAGGGCCAAAATC GGCGCTGACAAAGGTTTACCTGAAATGCAATTCAGCTCTCCAACCTTACCCAAAGACCCTGTGATGAGGAAAAAACACTTGGAGGACTTGATGACCAACATCCATGGCTCTTTTACTTTCATGCAG GATTCTCTTCTCGATTGTGTGTCCTCTCCGGAAAATCGAAACTCGAGATTTAAAAGGGAGCCATCAGAATTGTCGTCATCTCCTCTGG CTGTAAGAAACTCAGGTGATGCCCTGCCGAAAGAAATGCAT TCCACCCCGTTACCTACCAGACTTCTAGACTGCAAAGCCAGACTGATAAATGGGGATCAGTGCCTAAAAAGCTTTGGGCTGGAGATTTCCTCACAT GAGCCTCTGCATTTGGCTGAACAGAAGAAATTTTCTTCTCCGTTGTTTTCCACGCCGGAGTCTGCCATCTCT GCACTGGTAGCTGAACCGGGCAAGATTTCTCCCTGTGACAGGATGGCACTGAGCATCTCCATCCCTGCTCCAAAGCACACATTCTCCACACCGCCCACAAGGCAAACTGTCACCTCCGTGCAATTTCATGACATGCCATCA GCCTTCAACGGGAGTGCAAAGGTCGAGCCCAAGTACAGCAATTCCAGCACCCAAACACCACCCGAGTTTGCACCCTCAGAATATGACTCGCAGACGCTGG GGGGGGCGTGCATTTTCCAGACTCATCTCAAGAACTACGGCCCACTCTTCGGTGCTCCAAGG GACTCTGGATCCCAGCATGTCTGTGGATGTGGAGAACAGCATCATCCCAGTG CCTGGCGCGAGTCGTCTGGGGTGAGCAGCCCAGACCGTGCGGAAGAATTCACAATGGCGGACTCAGGACATGGCGATTCCCTGCCCGTCTCCGTCGTAGAGGTCCCGCATAGTCCTCAGGGCCACCATCATACTTCCGTTCTTCCCATGCAACTTTACCCTGTCTCCCAGCCGCTGAGAGTTGCATTCACGGCCTCTCGCACCGTCAACTTTGCTCCGGGTAACCTGGACCAGCCCATTGTTTTTGATCAGCTGCACTGCAACTTCGGAGAGATGTTCGACACACACATTGGCTGCTTTACCTGCCCTGTAAATGGACTGTATGTTTTCATGTTCCACATCCTTAAGCTGGCAATTAATGTGCCGCTTTACATCAACCTGATGTGCAATGAAGAGGTAATGGTGTCGGCGTACGCCAATGATGGTGCACCGGATCACGAGACCGCCAGCAACCATGCCATCTTGCCCCTCTTCCAAGGTGATCAGGTTTGGCTCAGATTACATCGCGGTGCCATTTATGGAAGCACCTGGAAGTATAGTACATTTTCTGGTTTTCTGCTTTACCAGGACTGA